A section of the Chiloscyllium plagiosum isolate BGI_BamShark_2017 chromosome 4, ASM401019v2, whole genome shotgun sequence genome encodes:
- the stmn2b gene encoding stathmin-2b has product MSKTAIAYKEKMKELSMLSLICSCFYSEPHAATFYNYDDMQVKQINKRASGQSFEVILKPPSPEAVPALDRPLSPPKKKDLSLDEIQKKLEAAEDRRKSQEAQILKQLAEKREHEREVLQKAMEENNNFSRTAEEKLIIKMELNKENREAHLAALMERLRERVNIEQRFPYCHQHLYSHIHTCSRVCRLSVNKPI; this is encoded by the exons CATACAAGGAGAAAATGAAGGAGCTCTCCATGCTATCTCTGATATGTTCCTGCTTCTATTCTGAACCACATGCTGCCACATTCTATAACTATGATG ACATGCAAGTTAAACAAATCAACAAGCGAGCCTCGGGTCAGTCCTTTGAGGTGATCTTGAAGCCACCTTCACCAGAAGCAGTGCCAGCACTGGATCGCCCTCTGTCACCTCCAAAGAAAAAAGATCTTTCTTTGGATGAGATCCAGAAGAAGCTTGAGGCTGCTGAAGACAGGAGGAAG TCTCAGGAGGCCCAGATTCTTAAGCAGCTTGCAGAGAAGAGAGAGCATGAGCGAGAGGTCTTGCAAAAGGCCATGGAAGAGAATAATAACTTCAGCAGAACTGCAGAGGAGAAACTGATTATAAAGATGGAACTGAACAAGGAAAACCGCGAGGCTCATTTAGCTGCTCTTATGGAACGTCTCCGCGAGAGGGTAAATATTGAGCAGAGATTTCCTTATTGCCATCAGCATCTATACTCACACATACATACGTGTAGCAGAGTATGTCGATTGTCTGTTAATAAACCAATATGA